A region of Plasmodium falciparum 3D7 genome assembly, chromosome: 12 DNA encodes the following proteins:
- a CDS encoding DNA helicase 60: MRRNLLKLTSINCKKNDYVSLSNNFFLIKNRSYKYITVRNKIGRNVFNEKDNCAILNRGQTHVVGIKKNICTENKVKQQDGEFYMNQRVPDDMDNDMDNNVDNDMDNNVDNHVDNHVDNHVDNHVDNHMDNHINNHTHKNVHDDTSYDNNSFDRYQRKRDEIGENGFVQNRRYENYEKRKQSKTNYSYDNDYNQGSRNKRNMSYPDRYEELGSHLKDIEWDNVKYKMERQNLYNNNYNKCNDQNNNQNSNDNLNNEQTNCLSKEDIQNELKKNNIYINKDGIIHNIINKFSDVCFHESILNYLNNKFSEPTAIQKITWPIALSGKDLIGVAETGSGKTLAFVLPCFMHILKHKEIIQNNNNNKQTNQNNNLQQEQEGKTNNHHIINNYNENNDNNENNHNNNNNNNNNNNNSYDYDYDINSSERASDTYGLILLPTRELCLQVLDEIKSFEKNLPIKSVAVYGGVPKYYQINNLKKGADIIVATPGRLLDFLENGNINLLKCIYVVIDEADRLLDMGFEKQLRKIMTQVNKNKQLLFLTATWPEQVRKLAYDFCSYDPVKIQIGKNELTANKNIEQNVIISSSIDMKKKLLDWLKENYENNKILIFCDTKRNCDNLCKELRYHQYNALSIHGDKQQRERDRILNNYKTDRCNILVATDVASRGLDIKNISVVINYDIPNTIEDYIHRIGRTGRAGKKGKSILFFSYDYYMPQKLKFAKELIKLLNKTNQTVPPQLKEIAYSR; this comes from the coding sequence atgagaaGAAATTTACTGAAGTTAACCTCTATAAATTGTAAGAAGAATGACTATGTTTCCCTTtctaacaatttttttttaataaaaaataggtcatataaatatataaccgTAAGAAACAAAATAGGAAGAAATGTATTTAATGAGAAGGATAATTGTGCCATATTGAATCGAGGACAAACACATGTCGTAGGTatcaagaaaaatatatgtaccgAAAATAAAGTTAAACAACAGGATGGAGAGTTTTATATGAATCAAAGAGTTCCAGATGATATGGATAATGATATGGATAATAATGTGGATAATGATATGGATAACAATGTGGATAATCATGTGGATAATCATGTGGATAATCATGTGGATAATCATGTGGATAATCATATggataatcatataaataatcataCACATAAAAATGTGCATGATGACACatcatatgataataattctttCGATAGATACCAAAGAAAAAGAGACGAAATAGGTGAAAACGGTTTTGTTCAAAATAGAAGAtatgaaaattatgaaaaacgTAAACAAtcaaaaacaaattattcatatgataatgattataatcaGGGTtcaagaaataaaagaaatatgtcATATCCTGATAGATATGAAGAATTAGGAAGTCATTTAAAGGACATCGAATGGGATAAtgtgaaatataaaatggaaAGGCAAAATCTATACAACAACAATTATAATAAGTGTAATGATCAGAATAATAATCAGAATAGtaatgataatttaaataatgagcAAACAAATTGTTTAAGTAAAGAGGATATACAAAAcgaattaaagaaaaataatatttatattaacaaGGATGgaataatacataatatcATTAATAAATTCTCAGATGTATGTTTTCATGAATCCATATTAAATTatctaaataataaatttagtGAACCTACAGCTATTCAAAAAATCACATGGCCTATTGCTTTATCAGGAAAAGATCTTATAGGTGTAGCAGAAACGGGAAGTGGAAAAACGTTAGCTTTTGTTTTGCCGTGTTTTATGCATATACTTAAGCataaagaaattatacaaaataataataataataaacaaacaaatcAAAACAATAATTTACAGCAAGAACAGGAAGGGAAAACAAATAatcatcatataataaataattataatgaaaataatgacaacaatgaaaataatcacaacaacaacaacaataataataataataataataatagttatgattatgattatgatataaattcCTCTGAACGGGCAAGTGATACTTATGGACTCATTTTATTACCCACGAGAGAATTGTGCTTACAAGTTTTAGATGAAATCAAATCCTTCGAAAAAAACCTACCAATTAAAAGTGTTGCTGTTTATGGTGGAGTACCgaaatattatcaaataaataatttaaaaaaaggtGCTGATATTATTGTTGCTACCCCAGGAAGACTTTTAGACTTTTTAGAAAATGGTAACATCAACCTtttaaaatgtatttatgtTGTTATTGATGAAGCTGATCGTTTACTTGATATGGGATTCGAAAAACaattaagaaaaattatgacccaagttaataaaaataaacaattgCTATTCTTAACTGCTACATGGCCTGAACAAGTCAGGAAACTTGCATATGATTTTTGTTCCTATGATCCAGTAAAAATTCAAATAGGAAAAAATGAATTGACagcaaataaaaatattgagcaaaatgttattataagTTCTTCTATtgatatgaagaaaaaattattagattggttaaaagaaaattatgaaaataataaaatattaatattttgtgATACCAAAAGAAATTGTGATAATTTATGTAAAGAATTAAGATATCATCAGTATAATGCTTTATCAATTCATGGGGATAAGCAGCAAAGAGAAAGAGATCGAATATTGAATAATTACAAAACAGATCgatgtaatatattagtaGCAACCGATGTAGCTTCAAGAGGAttagatattaaaaatatttctgtTGTCattaattatgatatacCTAATACTATAGAAGATTATATACATAGAATAGGAAGAACAGGAAGAGCTGGGAAAAAAGGGAAATCAATCTTGTTCTTTTcgtatgattattatatgcCACAAAAATTAAAGTTTGCAAAAGAGTTAATTAAATtgttaaataaaacaaatcaaACTGTTCCACCACAGTTAAAAGAAATAGCTTATTCAAGATGA
- a CDS encoding potassium channel K1 — translation MNNDNIGREPIDVVYDKRFSSRIKPKTKKKKRNENRMRLVRIQHYIYNIFTSFLCLFIVILILYASIDISINYGPVIILYILILELGSMLISYILLQFPFFYRKLKNTFMRARNINKYSHQYRPLYYDNNSFTDENESFNISDDEKKEKRKRKHTYSFMSSDGGRKRSNFRRFLSSYKSKKGNEFVNSKTMKNKTKKNTRRKGFLSFNWIGYKNGETNKNRNDNIVNDVYKKYNDDNKYNDDNKYNDDNYNDDDNKYNDDDILNSHSEQDQRKKKKKKKEKRIVVFPRNDTGGNSFKRESIYIDDCNMWMKKTMRKSNRPNFKLTRSLSFNINMNKDDDLMMKDSASLDNIQIFLGHRSSKFLREKNKLQKRKTSIYNKYVPLTFASSYKDDFFKEILKSQTDGIISSSSDYSSSSEDSNKNVYKTIYINNNNNNVDKKGKIDEEDNIVVRNNIHSNENIIIKENPYSLRNAILFHKEKRKYRKNINTLSDDDNKNFAFHSGKKKIKRKEKKRRCFIKLKCFNKIKNLYRFFINYNMKSSKSSNNLYLFFRGFYIYTKHRFVHYLSYEPIWIVAILIRIVLWCIVWIWAASYMERKPKNFEITEWNMKNVPSFYGYIECTFQWCGVFDYFFGLYFSNNKLKYIFSFFSLIDFITTPVSSLIMNFFVQDNINHNYWFLILGPLRFLRLVRAESTISSCFFWLNDVKIIIIGIIILALAILFTFSGIMYILEAPDIERDFVKPLDFVYFGVITMSTVGYGDYTPVTKAGKFLTMFIIITCISFVAAQFKRLKEAMFSPKTVMGIIPKQDDDYILILGPVSPTQLLYICKGINNSFPNSVESIFLFTPLPVVIYRYVYGSIVKNTNIKICISGGNECFICPSIIYDAVINSRALYILNNVDSEKYTLMYQQIFLASNNINFNNHDHQNQRISSDDILHNNIINKYSKDKTKNWKYSDLFSEYKNEINKNNMLNLEMNININNSYSIKEKDDQECLLRFIGTYNICNSLIPITLQLSNNTYEELIKSMNVYNYISIEELKYALLAKSVNCKGLFFLIINFFYKPKAVKSLKKYIIDLKLLMYNGMLRRKNRERLSSSNLKIKQPSQQKSRKGNLINKISLFFKKGQNHQLDAEGISHDEKNNSNTSRTRGNNRNDHMDPQIKGKGVFEMNQKEQKQVMLKEGMNKNMNKNIIKDMEKNMNSNGKDNINDSINESIEKNDLFFLNSLDPNDDRNIHNLSYKNYYYMLEKVNLNMYYYLEGLKYNIYRFQFPECMRGFLFQTASEYLYQKYSAFLIGIITINKEIFLNPVNYIIGEENKYFYTSAFSGIILTTSLDSLIKLSSINNISKKVYEYNKRLIEEKYKSTFSKSWINSDDDHHNSDHKNFVTNTQIKETQIDGDEVKIVLTSHDDSLHPSDRSVKNRKNSMKSIYNQKKSNLGDQKKKNRNQDDRTEHQVDDNNDSDYLQIESVPKKKRNMYYSLVLGICELENYISAYKDAFVDKDKPLLLVCGWPDNIHMFFKYLKRNVYNSSYRNKNNSNIHTYDNNNNNNNNNNIYSKTVKNKKGKRKKMKKLNDDIKYNIIILSLHVPKFNYENDLFNYSENVVFIRGSPLNSYNLIQAGVFYAKRIIILNSNHSLFIDKDAYRIDNEVIIIKNIVNQLFNYISKNKENYFNLLRKTFPKEYIDITINERIFLNDNINNSPNINEMIKGKMSDSSYDSLDDNYSSDDDSSSSNYDDDDEDNDNDEDNVDNNNDHGGESLLLKKKRKKKNMIKLKKRALNVNNIFNINKNPYLICLIKNSESLEYIDGSINLSYENYNDNEKMNKIWENCGEYIYTFELVSANIFVHEMLHNLVSFSLPISKYAIEYSVIYSLIGIDINEYSKNAQKFHKNLNLSTGYVNLVPIPSYFYKKSFYKCFSYFLHNKLSLCIGILRYIDISSLSNKSKKIFVLSCPSRTMKIEPHDQAYVIAHRM, via the exons atgaataatgataatattggGAGAGAGCCTATAGATGTTGTTTATGATAAAAGGTTTAGTAGCAGAATTAAACCAAAAactaaaaagaagaaaaggaaTGAAAACAGAATGCGATTAGTTCGAATAcaacattatatttataatatatttacatcatttttgtgtttatttattgtgatattaattttatatgctTCTATAGATATATCAATAAATTATGGGccagtaataatattatatatattaatattagaaTTGGGTAGTATgcttatatcatatattttattacaattcccttttttttatcgtaaattaaaaaatacatttatgAGAGCTCGtaatattaacaaatatTCACATCAATATAGACCTCTGTATTATGATAACAATTCATTTACCGACGAAAACGaatcatttaatatttctgatgatgaaaaaaaggaaaaaagaaaaaggaaacatACTTATTCTTTTATGAGTTCTGATGGAGGAAGAAAACGAAGTAATTTCAGAAGATTTCTTTCTTCTTATAAGtcaaaaaaaggaaatgaaTTTGTAAATAGTAAAAccatgaaaaataaaacaaaaaaaaatacaagaaGGAAAGGATTTCTTAGTTTTAATTGGATAGGATATAAGAATGGGGAAACTAATAAAAATAGGAATGACAATATTGTAAatgatgtatataaaaaatataatgatgataataaatataatgatgataataaatataatgatgataattataatgatgatgataataaatataatgatgatgatatcTTAAATAGCCATAGTGAACAAgatcaaagaaaaaaaaaaaaaaaaaaaaaagagaagcGCATTGTTGTGTTTCCAAGAAATGATACAGGAGGAAATAGTTTTAAAAGAGAAAGTATCTATATAGATGATTGTAATATGTGGATGAAAAAAACAATGAGAAAAAGTAATCGGCcaaattttaaattaacTAGATCTCTTAGTttcaatattaatatgaataaagatGATGATTTGATGATGAAAGATTCTGCTAGTTTagataatatacaaatatttttagGACATCGATCTAGTAAATTtttaagagaaaaaaataaattacaaaaaagaaaaacatctatatataataaatatgtaccaTTAACATTTGCATCATCTTATAAAGatgatttttttaaagaaatttTGAAATCCCAAACGGATGGTATTATATCTTCAAGTTCTGATTATTCTTCGTCAAGTGAAGAttctaataaaaatgtttataaaacgatatatattaataataataataataatgttgataAGAAAGGAAAAATAGATGAAGAAGACAATATTGTGGTtagaaataatattcattcaaatgaaaatattataataaaagagaATCCATATAGTTTGAGGAATgctatattatttcataaagaaaaaagaaaatatagaaaaaatataaatactttatctgatgatgataataagaaTTTTGCTTTTCATagtggaaaaaaaaaaataaaaagaaaagaaaagaaaagaagatgttttataaaattaaaatgttttaataaaatcaaGAATTTATATCGTTTCTTTAtcaattataatatgaaatcATCTAAATCgtcaaataatttatatttattttttagaggtttttatatttatacaaaacATCGATTTGTAcattatttatcatatgaGCCAATATGGATTGTAGCTATATTAATAAGAATTGTTTTATGGTGTATAGTATGGATATGGGCAGCAAGTTATATGGAAAGGAAACCAAAGAATTTTGAGATAACAGAAtggaatatgaaaaatgtacCATCCTTTTATGGATATATAGAATGTACATTTCAATGGTGTGGTgtttttgattatttttttggtttatatttttctaataataaattaaaatatattttttcctttttctcgTTAATTGATTTTATAACAACACCTGTATCATCATTAATTATGAATTTCTTTGTGCAggataatattaatcataattattGGTTTTTAATATTAGGACCTTTACGTTTTTTACGTTTAGTAAGAGCGGAGAGTACCATTAGTTCATGTTTTTTTTGGTTGAATGATgtaaagataataattataggaataataatattagccTTGGCtattttatttactttttcaggtatcatgtatatattaGAAGCACCAGATATTGAGCGAGATTTTGTCAAGCCATTagattttgtatattttggTGTTATAACTATGTCTACTGTAGGATATGGAGATTATACTCCTGTAACAAAAGCTGGGAAATTCTTGACaatgtttattataattacatgTATTAGTTTTGTTGCTGCTCAATTTAAAAGATTAAAAGAGGCAATGTTTAGTCCTAAAACTGTTATGGGTATAATACCAAAGCAAGATgatgattatattttaatattaggACCTGTAAGTCCAActcaattattatatatatgtaaaggtATAAATAATAGTTTTCCTAATTCAGTAGAAtctatattcttatttacaCCTTTACCCGTTGTTATATATCGATATGTATATGGAAGTATTGTAAAGAATacgaatataaaaatttgtatAAGTGGAGGGAATGAATGTTTTATTTGCCctagtattatatatgatgcTGTAATAAATTCCAGagctttatatattttgaataatgTAGATTCTGAAAAATATACTTTAATGTATCAACAGATATTTTTGgctagtaataatataaattttaataatcatGATCATCAGAATCAAAGAATTAGTTCTGATgatattttacataataatattattaataaatattcaaaggacaaaacaaaaaattggAAATACTCTGATTTGTTTTCAGAATATAAAAacgaaattaataaaaataatatgttaaatCTTGAAATGaacattaatattaataattcatATTCTATCAAGGAAAAAGATGATCAAGAATGTTTATTAAGGTTTATAGGaacttataatatttgtaattcCTTAATACCTATTACTTTACAATTAtctaataatacatatgaagaattaataaaatcaaTGAATgtctataattatataagtatTGAGGAATTAAAATATGCCCTACTAGCCAAAAGTGTTAATTGTAAAGGTTTGTTCTTTCTTatcatcaattttttttataagccTAAAGCGGTCAAgagtttaaaaaaatatattatagattTGAAGTTGTTAATGTATAATGGAATgttaagaagaaaaaatagagAACGATTAAGTAGTAgcaatttaaaaattaagcAGCCATCACAACAGAAAAGCAGGAAAGGAAATttgataaataaaattagttTGTTTTTCAAAAAAGGACAAAACCATCAACTTGATGCTGAAGGTATAAGTCATgatgagaaaaataatagtaatacaAGTCGTACTAGGGGTAACAATAGGAATGATCATATGGATCCACAAATTAAAGGAAAGGGAGTCTTCGAAATGAACCAAAAGGAACAAAAGCAGGTAATGCTTAAGGAAGggatgaataaaaatatgaataaaaatatcattaaagatatggaaaaaaatatgaattcaAATGGAaaggataatattaatgatagtATTAATGAAAGTATAGAAAAGAatgatcttttttttttaaattctctAGATCCAAATGATGATCGAAATATACATAACCTAAGttataagaattattattacatgttAGAAAAGGTTAACTTAAATATGTACTATTATTTAGAAGGattgaaatataatatatacagaTTTCAATTTCCTGAATGTATGAGAggttttctttttcaaaCAGCTTctgaatatttatatcagAAATATAGTGCTTTTCTGATTGgtattataacaataaataaagaaatatttttaaatccagttaattatattataggagaagaaaataaatatttttatacttcTGCATTTTCTGGTATTATATTAACAACTAGCTTAGAtagtttaataaaattatcttctataaataatatatcaaaaaaggtttatgaatataataaaagattaattgaggaaaaatataaatcaacCTTTTCAAAAAGTTGGATTAATTCTGATGATGATCATCATAATAGTGATCATAAGAATTTCGTGACAAACACACAAATAAAAGAAACTCAAATAGATGGAGATGAAGTTAAAATTGTCTTGACAAGTCATGATGATTCTCTACATCCTTCTGATCGTTCCGTCAAAAATCGCAAAAACAGTATGAAGAGTATAtacaatcaaaaaaaaagtaaccTTGGggaccaaaaaaaaaaaaatagaaatcaAGATGATAGGACGGAACATCAGGTTGATGATAACAACGATTCTGATTATTTACAAATTGAAAGTGTaccaaaaaagaaaagaaatatgtattatagtCTCGTTTTAGGTATATGCGAATTGGAGAATTACATATCAGCATATAAAGATGCTTTTGTTGATAAGGATAAACCATTACTACTAGTATGTGGGTGGCCAGATAATATACACATGTTTTTTAAATACTTGAAGAGAAACGtatataattcttcatataggaataaaaataatagtaacaTTCAcacatatgataataataataataataataataataataatatatatagcaaGACagtaaaaaacaaaaaagggaaaagaaaaaaaatgaaaaagttaaatgatgatataaaatataatattatcattttatcaTTACATGTCCcaaaatttaattatgaaaatgatctttttaattattcaGAAAATGTCGTATTCATAAGAGGTTCCCCTTTAAAtagttataatttaatacaaGCTGGTGTTTTTTATGCAAagagaattattatattaaattcaaACCATAGTTTATTTATTGATAAAGATGCATATAGAATAGATAACGaagtaataattattaaaaatattgtaaatcaattatttaattatatatctaaAAATAAAGAGAATTACTTTAACTTATTAAGGAAGACGTTTCCAAAAGAATACATCGATATAACAATTAATGAACGAATATTTTTAAACgacaatattaataacagtccaaatataaatgaaatgaTAAAGGGTAAAATGTCAGATTCGAGTTACGATTCTcttgatgataattattcatCAGATGACGATTCGTCATCTTcaaattatgatgatgatgatgaagataatgataatgatgaagataatgttgataataataatgaccaTGGTGGAGAAAgcttattattaaaaaaaaaaaggaaaaagaaaaatatgattaaGTTAAAGAAAAGAGCACTAAATGttaataacatatttaatatCAATAAAAACCCTTACTTAATttgtttaattaaaaattcaGAAAGTCTGGAATATATTGATGGAAGTATAAATTTGTCCTACGAAAATTATAACGATAATgagaaaatgaataaaatatggGAAAATTGtggtgaatatatatatacgtttGAATTAGTATCAGCaaatatttttgttcatGAAATGTTACACAATTTAGTTTCCTTTTCATTACCTATTAGTAAATATGCAATCGAATATTCGGTTATTTATTCTTTGATAGGTAttgatataaatgaatattcgAAGAATGCACAaaaatttcataaaaatttaaatcttAGTACAGGATATGTTAATTTAGTACCTATCCCTtcctatttttataaaaaaagctTCTATAAATGCTTTTCATACTTTTTACATAATAAACTATCCTTATGTATTGGAATATTAAGATATATTGACATCTCATCCTTGTCCAATAAATCCAAAAAAATCTTCGTTTTATCCTGTCCATCCAGGACGATGAAGATTGAACCGCATGACCAA gcTTATGTTATTGCACACagaatgtaa